The following coding sequences lie in one Populus trichocarpa isolate Nisqually-1 chromosome 14, P.trichocarpa_v4.1, whole genome shotgun sequence genomic window:
- the LOC18104980 gene encoding uncharacterized protein LOC18104980 isoform X2: protein MEMQSVCTGITAPKLRLSTNRLLSNEIISASHVGLRCPRILLKNPSKLCVKPGFKNIFKGISWSSLNRGVVICGSSGVPASSSNGVEPFNGKSGSVSFHGLTHQSVEEGRLVSAPFNEEKGSFVWLLGPVALVLSLIVPQFFLGSAIEAFLKDEVLVEIATSLSFEAMFYFGLATFLTVTDRIQRPYLQFSSKRWGLITGLRGYLTSAFFVMGFKVIAPLFAVFVTWPVLGLPALVAVLPFLVGCLAQRLFETYLDKRGSSCWPLVPIIFEVYRLYQLTKAAHFIEKLMFTLRGVPESALLLERSNALVSMIVTFQVLGLVCLWSLTTFLLRLFPSRPVAENY, encoded by the exons ATGGAAATGCAATCAGTTTGCACTGGAATTACTGCCCCAAAACTCAGATTATCAACTAATCGTTTGTTATCAAACGAAATT ATATCTGCAAGCCATGTTGGGTTGAGATGTCCAAGAATCCTGCTTAAGAACCCATCAAAAT TGTGTGTGAAGCCtggttttaagaatatatttaagGGGATTTCTTGGTCAAGCTTGAACAGAGGAGTTGTGATATGTGG AAGTTCGGGTGTGCCTGCTAGTAGTTCTAATGGGGTGGAGCCATTTAATGGTAAATCAGGTTCTGTTTCTTTTCATGGGTTGACTCACCAGTCTGTGGAAGAAGGGAGATTGGTCTCAGCACCTTTTAACGAAGAAAAAGGCTCGTTTGTCTGGTTATTGGGACCAGTTGCGTTGGTAttgtctttgattgtgcctCAGTTTTTCCTTGGCTCTGCCATTGAGGCTTTCCTCAAGGATGAAGTTCTTGTAG AGATTGCGACATCATTATCTTTCGAGGCCATGTTTTACTTTGGTCTTGCAACCTTCTTGACTGTGACTGATCGCATTCAGAGGCCTTATCTGCAATTTAGCTCAAAGAGGTGGGGTCTTATAACAGGCCTCAGAGGATACCTGACATCTGCCTTCTTTGTCATGGGCTTCAAGGTTATTGCCCCTCTCTTTGCTGTGTTTGTGACCTGGCCAGTTCTTGGCTTGCCAGCGTTGGTTGCTGTGCTTCCCTTCCTAGTTGGCTGCCTTGCTCAGCGTCTGTTTGAGACTTATCTGGACAAGCGTGGTTCATCTTGTTGGCCTCTAGTCCCCATCATATTTGAG GTTTATAGGCTATATCAGCTGACAAAAGCTGCTCATTTTATTGAGAAATTGATGTTCACTTTGAGAGGGGTTCCTGAATCTGCCCTGCTACTGGAAAGAAGCAATGCCTTAGTTTCGATGATAGTGACCTTCCAAGTCCTTGGTTTGGTTTGCCTATGGTCATTGACGACATTTCTTTTGAGGCTCTTTCCTTCTAGACCTGTAGCAGAGAACTATTGA
- the LOC18104980 gene encoding uncharacterized protein LOC18104980 isoform X1: MEMQSVCTGITAPKLRLSTNRLLSNEIISASHVGLRCPRILLKNPSKLCVKPGFKNIFKGISWSSLNRGVVICGSSISNSNADADLKISRRKSSGVPASSSNGVEPFNGKSGSVSFHGLTHQSVEEGRLVSAPFNEEKGSFVWLLGPVALVLSLIVPQFFLGSAIEAFLKDEVLVEIATSLSFEAMFYFGLATFLTVTDRIQRPYLQFSSKRWGLITGLRGYLTSAFFVMGFKVIAPLFAVFVTWPVLGLPALVAVLPFLVGCLAQRLFETYLDKRGSSCWPLVPIIFEVYRLYQLTKAAHFIEKLMFTLRGVPESALLLERSNALVSMIVTFQVLGLVCLWSLTTFLLRLFPSRPVAENY; the protein is encoded by the exons ATGGAAATGCAATCAGTTTGCACTGGAATTACTGCCCCAAAACTCAGATTATCAACTAATCGTTTGTTATCAAACGAAATT ATATCTGCAAGCCATGTTGGGTTGAGATGTCCAAGAATCCTGCTTAAGAACCCATCAAAAT TGTGTGTGAAGCCtggttttaagaatatatttaagGGGATTTCTTGGTCAAGCTTGAACAGAGGAGTTGTGATATGTGGTTCTTCTATTTCTAATTCTAATGCTGATGCGGATTTAAAGATTTCGAGAAGGAAAAGTTCGGGTGTGCCTGCTAGTAGTTCTAATGGGGTGGAGCCATTTAATGGTAAATCAGGTTCTGTTTCTTTTCATGGGTTGACTCACCAGTCTGTGGAAGAAGGGAGATTGGTCTCAGCACCTTTTAACGAAGAAAAAGGCTCGTTTGTCTGGTTATTGGGACCAGTTGCGTTGGTAttgtctttgattgtgcctCAGTTTTTCCTTGGCTCTGCCATTGAGGCTTTCCTCAAGGATGAAGTTCTTGTAG AGATTGCGACATCATTATCTTTCGAGGCCATGTTTTACTTTGGTCTTGCAACCTTCTTGACTGTGACTGATCGCATTCAGAGGCCTTATCTGCAATTTAGCTCAAAGAGGTGGGGTCTTATAACAGGCCTCAGAGGATACCTGACATCTGCCTTCTTTGTCATGGGCTTCAAGGTTATTGCCCCTCTCTTTGCTGTGTTTGTGACCTGGCCAGTTCTTGGCTTGCCAGCGTTGGTTGCTGTGCTTCCCTTCCTAGTTGGCTGCCTTGCTCAGCGTCTGTTTGAGACTTATCTGGACAAGCGTGGTTCATCTTGTTGGCCTCTAGTCCCCATCATATTTGAG GTTTATAGGCTATATCAGCTGACAAAAGCTGCTCATTTTATTGAGAAATTGATGTTCACTTTGAGAGGGGTTCCTGAATCTGCCCTGCTACTGGAAAGAAGCAATGCCTTAGTTTCGATGATAGTGACCTTCCAAGTCCTTGGTTTGGTTTGCCTATGGTCATTGACGACATTTCTTTTGAGGCTCTTTCCTTCTAGACCTGTAGCAGAGAACTATTGA
- the LOC18104981 gene encoding pentatricopeptide repeat-containing protein At2g15690, mitochondrial: MASSLSFLSQPRIRPVTKRPPNPSSSFLELLSVSGNSLQVTKNKDLAVVSRAYQREIAGVQGENLVRPDFERLCKEGKVEAALEIMDEKERNGDYADLLDIVKLIQVCADLKLLEAGKKVDEYVMRSSSKFKSSVVVLNNLVEMYCKLGDTNGAREIFEQMGVRNLDSWNKMLLGLAENKEGEKALEIFSQMKGDGIRPDGSSFVGVLMACVCLGAEKEGQKHFESMSRDYGITPTVEHYEVFVDLLGRTGKIAEAKELVSNMPIDPNSRIWETLQKYSKARTQGQLGYPVSPPGLKLGDMKRAKDNINTNHRRVTSDRSKAYEKLRSLSKEVRDAGYVPDTRFVLHDLDQEAKEKALFYHSERLAIAYGLINTSPGTTLRIMKNLRICGDCHNFIKILSKIEDREFIVRDNKRFHHFKAGNCSCRDYW, encoded by the coding sequence ATGGCTAGTTCTCTGAGCTTCTTGTCACAGCCCAGAATTAGACCTGTAACCAAACGTCCTCCCAATCCCTCAAGCTCGTTTCTTGAACTATTGAGTGTTAGCGGTAACAGTTTACAAGTAACAAAGAATAAAGATTTAGCTGTGGTTTCAAGAGCTTATCAACGAGAAATTGCTGGTGTTCAAGGAGAGAATCTGGTGAGGCCAGATTTTGAGCGTTTATGCAAAGAGGGGAAAGTGGAGGCAGCTCTTGAAATCATGGATGAAAAGGAGAGGAATGGAGATTATGCAGACTTGCTCGATATTGTAAAGTTGATACAAGTTTGTGCTGATTTGAAATTGCTGGAAGCAGGGAAAAAGGTAGATGAGTATGTTATGAGGTCTTCATCAAAGTTCAAGTCCAGTGTTGTTGTGCTGAATAATCTAGTGGAGATGTACTGTAAACTGGGCGATACAAATGGAGCAAGAGAAATATTTGAGCAAATGGGAGTGAGAAATTTGGATTCTTGGAACAAGATGCTGTTGGGTTTAGCAGAGAACAAGGAAGGAGAAAAGGCTCTTGAAATCTTTTCCCAGATGAAAGGAGATGGGATTAGGCCAGATGGTTCTAGCTTTGTTGGTGTTTTAATGGCTTGTGTATGCTTAGGAGCAGAGAAGGAAGGACAGAAACATTTCGAGTCAATGAGCAGGGATTATGGAATCACTCCCACGGTAGAGCATTATGAAGTTTTCGTTGATCTTCTTGGAAGAACAGGAAAGATAGCGGAGGCAAAGGAGTTAGTTTCAAATATGCCAATTGATCCAAACTCCAGAATTTGGGAGACTCTACAGAAGTACTCAAAAGCCAGAACACAAGGGCAACTGGGTTATCCAGTATCACCACCTGGATTGAAACTTGGTGATATGAAAAGggcaaaggacaacatcaacaCAAATCATAGAAGAGTGACTTCAGACAGAAGCAAGGCATATGAAAAGTTGAGGTCTTTGAGTAAGGAGGTAAGGGATGCTGGATATGTGCCGGACACAAGGTTTGTGCTTCATGATCTTGACCAAGAAGCGAAGGAGAAGGCATTGTTCTACCACAGTGAAAGGCTAGCCATTGCTTATGGGCTTATCAATACATCTCCTGGGACCACTTTAAGGATAATGAAAAACCTAAGGATTTGTGGGGACTGtcataatttcatcaagatccTCTCCAAAATCGAGGACCGAGAGTTTATCGTGAGAGACAACAAGAGGTTTCATCATTTCAAGGCTGGAAACTGTTCCTGTCGGGATTACTGGTAG
- the LOC18104982 gene encoding uncharacterized protein LOC18104982, whose protein sequence is MMSTTRLLRSSKPLRHVGPPSATSSPFSTVKCAGKATGLNGEKMVSGDHGDHKRKSTVAVKASVATSQGSLLTVEPPRVERGLIDLASLLATVSNALLKVLRPPASKSKQWKFQVQKLIEKAIIDCRFFTLFAVAGSLLGSTLCFVEGCFLILESYFQYFNTLSRVSDQGHLVHLLIEAIDSFLVGTAMLIFGVGLYVMFVGSKNPKDEALSLPDSNLFGLFSLKSLPTWVEMRSVSQAKSKIGHAIMMILQVGMLEKFKNIPLATSLDLACFAGAVMFSSACIFLLSRLSPGAMEDRW, encoded by the exons ATGATGTCAACCACAAGGTTGTTACGTTCGTCTAAGCCTTTGCGTCATGTTGGTCCTCCTAGCGCAACTTCTTCACCATTTTCTACGGTAAAATGTGCTGGCAAGGCTACAGGGTTGAATGGGGAGAAGATGGTTTCTGGGGATCATGGTGATCATAAAAGGAAATCCACGGTAGCTGTCAAAGCATCTGTGGCTACTTCACAGGGCTCTTTGCTCACCGTAGAGCCACCAAGGGTTGAGCGAGGATTAATAGATTTGGCTTCTTTACTTGCTACAGTTAGTAATGCTTTGCTTAAGGTGTTGAGGCCACCGGCTTCGAAATCAAAGCAGTGGAAATTCCAGGTCCAGAAGCTCATTGAGAag GCTATAATTGATTGTCGATTCTTCACGTTATTTGCTGTTGCGGGGTCTTTGCTTGGTTCAACATTGTGTTTTGTGgag GGTTGCTTTCTTATTCTGGAGTCATATTTTCAGTATTTCAACACACTATCTCGAGTTTCAGATCAAGGACACTTGGTGCATCTACTTATAGAAGCCATAG ACTCGTTTCTGGTAGGAACTGCCATGCTTATTTTTGGAGTCGGGCTGTACGTCATGTTTGTGGGATCAAAGAATCCAAAAGATGAAGCGTTATCGCTGCCAGACTCAAACTTGTTTGGCCTCTTCTCTTTGAAg TCCCTCCCAACATGGGTTGAAATGCGATCAGTTTCACAAGCAAAGTCTAAAATCGGGCATGCCATTATGATGATACTTCAAGTGGGAATGTTGGAGAAATTCAAGAATATACCATTGGCTACCAGTTTGGATCTTGCCTGTTTTGCTGGAGCAGTCATGTTTTCGTCAGCTTGTATATTCCTACTCTCAAGACTCTCTCCTGGTGCCATGGAAGATAGGTGGTAG
- the LOC18104983 gene encoding exocyst complex component SEC3A, which yields MAKSSADDEELRRACEAAIEGTKQKIVLSIRVAKSQGIWGKSGKLGRHMAKPRVLALSTKSKGQRTKAFLRVLKYSNGGVLEPAKLYKLKHLSKVEVIANDPSGCTFTLGFDNLRSQSVAPPQWTMRNVDDRNRLLFCILNICKDVLGRLPKVVGIDVVEMALWAKENTPTVPKQTNQQDGGGPVEATVTESDLKVSVERELVSQAEEEDMEALLGTYVMGIGEAEAFSERLKRELLALEAANVHAILESEPLVEEVLQGLEAATNCVDDMDEWLGIFNVKLRHMREDIESIETRNNKLEMQSVNNVSLIEELDKLLERLRVPSEYAACLTGGSFDEERMLQNIEACEWLTGALRGLQVPNLDPIYANMCAVKEKRTELEKLKTTFVRRASEFLRNYFASLVDFMISDKSYFSQRGQLKRPDHADLRYKCRTYARLLQHLKSLDKNCLGPLRKAYCSSLNLLLRREAREFANELRASTKASRNPTVWLEASTGSSQSAHNTDTSSVSEAYAKMLTIFIPLLVDESSFFAHFMCFEVPALVPPGGVVNGNKGGNYNDADDDDDDDLGIMDIDENDGKAGKNSADLAALNESLQDLLNGIQDDFYAVVDWAYKIDPLRCISMHGITERYLSGQKADAAGFVRLLLGDLESRISMQFSRFVDEACHQIERNERNVRQTGVLSYIPRFATLATRMEQYIQGQSRDLVDQAYTKFVSIMFVTLEKIAQTDPKYADVFLLENYAAFQNSLYDLANVVPTLAKFYHQASEAYEQACTRHISMIIFYQFEKLFQFARKIEDLMYTITPEEIPFQLGLSKMDLRKMLKSSLSGVDKSISAMYKRLQKNLTSEELLPSLWDKCKKEFLDKYESFAQLVAKIYPNESIPSVSEMRELLASM from the exons ATGGCGAAATCGAGCGCCGACGACGAGGAGCTCAGGAGAGCCTGCGAAGCAGCAATTGAAGGCACAAAACAGAAGATCGTATTGTCGATCCGTGTCGCCAAGAGCCAAGGGATCTGGGGCAAATCTGGCAAATTAGGCCGTCACATGGCCAAACCTAGGGTTCTCGCTCTCTCCA CAAAATCTAAGGGTCAGAGGACGAAAGCCTTTCTTCGAgtattaaaatattcaaatggAGGAGTCCTCGAG CCGGCAAAGTTATACAAACTCAAGCATCTTTCGAAAGTTGAGGTTATAGCTAATGATCCCAGCGGATGCACGTTTACCCTG GGATTTGATAACCTTAGAAGCCAGAGTGTTGCTCCGCCACAATGGACTATGCGCAATGTTGATGATAG gaACCGCCTTTTATTTTGCATCCTAAACATCTGTAAGGATGTACTTGGACGTCTTCCAAAAGTTGTTGGCATAGATGTTGTGGAAATGGCACTTTGGGCTAAG gaaaatacacCCACCGTTCCCAAGCAAACGAATCAGCAAGATGGAGGAGGGCCTGTTGAAGCTACAGTTACAGAAAGTGACTTGAAAGTGTCTGTTGAAAGAGAACTGGTCTCTCAAGCTGAGGAAGAGGACATGGAGGCTCTTCTTGGCAC TTATGTAATGGGTATTGGTGAAGCAGAGGCATTTTCAGAAAGGTTGAAGCGTGAGCTTCTTGCCCTGGAAGCTGCAAATGTGCATGCCATTTTAGAAAGTGAACCTTTAGTAGAAGAG GTGTTGCAAGGGCTTGAGGCAGCAACAAATTGTGTTGATGACATGGATGAATGGCTAGGCATCTTCAACGTGAAACTTAGACATATGAGAGAAGACATTGAGTCG ATAGAAACCCGCAATAACAAGTTGGAGATGCAGTCTGTAAATAATGTATCACTCATTGAAGAACTCGATAAGCTTCTTGAACGACTGCGTGTCCCTTCTGAA TATGCAGCTTGTCTAACAGGGGGTTCGTTTGATGAGGAACGCATGCTTCAAAACATTGAAGCATGTGAGTGGTTGACTGGTGCTTTACGTGGTCTTCAAGTGCCTAATTTGGATCCAATCTATGCAAATATGTGTGCT GTTAAAGAAAAGCGGACagaacttgaaaaattaaaaactacatTTGTCAGGAGAGCTTCTGAGTTCTTGAGAAACTACTTCGCAAGTTTGGTGGATTTCATGATAAGCGACAAGAGTTATTTTTCACAA CGTGGACAGTTGAAGAGGCCTGATCATGCTGACTTAAGGTACAAATGCAGGACATATGCTCGCCTTCTACAGCATTTAAAG AGTCTCGATAAGAATTGCTTGGGTCCTTTGAGGAAAGCATATTGTAGCTCCCTTAACCTGCTTCTTCGCCGGGAG GCTCGTGAATTTGCTAATGAGCTTCGTGCTAGTACAAAAGCATCAAGAAATCCAACTGTCTGGCTGGAAGCTTCTACAGGCTCGAGTCAAAGTGCACATAATACAGATACATCTTCAGTTTCTGAAGCTTATGCAAAAATGCTGACAATATTCATCCCACTCCTTGTAGATGAG AGTTCTTTTTTTGCACACTTCATGTGCTTCGAGGTTCCTGCACTTGTTCCCCCAGGAGGTGTGGTTAATGGAAATAAAGGTGGGAATTACAATGATGctgatgacgatgacgatgatgatTTGGGTATTATGGACATTGATGAGAATGATGGCAAAGCTG GTAAAAATTCTGCAGATCTGGCAGCACTAAATGAATCTCTTCAGGATTTGCTTAATGGAATCCAA GATGATTTTTATGCTGTGGTTGATTGGGCATACAAGATAGATCCCCTGCGCTGCATATCAATGCATGGGATTACAGAGCGCTATCTCTCTGGTCAGAAAGCTGATGCTGCAGGATTTGTGCGTCTCTTGCTTGGTGACCTAGAGTCAAGAATTTCTATGCAATTCAGTCGT tttgttgatgaagcTTGCcaccaaattgaaagaaatgagCGTAATGTGCGGCAGACAGGGGTTTTATCCTACATCCCAAG ATTTGCAACTCTTGCAACTCGTATGGAGCAGTATATCCAGGGACAATCTAGGGATTTGGTTGATCAGGCATACACAAAATTT GTTAGTATTATGTTTGTGACTTTGGAGAAAATTGCACAAACAGATCCAAAATATGCGGATGTCTTCCTTTTGGAAAACTATGCAGCATTTCAAAATAG CTTGTATGACCTAGCCAATGTTGTGCCAACTTTAGCCAAATTCTATCACCAGGCAAGCGAAGCTTATGAACAAGCTTGTACACGTCATATCAGCATGATTATTTTCTAT CAATTTGAGAAACTTTTCCAGTTTGCTCGCAAGATTGAGGATTTGATGTACACCATAACACCAGAAGAG atcCCATTCCAGCTTGGATTGTCAAAAATGGATCTCCGAAAGATGTTAAAATCTAGTTTATCTGGG GTTGACAAGTCTATTAGTGCAATGTATAAGAGGTTACAGAAGAACTTAACTTCAGAAGAACTATTACCTTCTCTGTGGGATAAGTGCAAG AAAGAGTTCTTGGACAAGTATGAAAGTTTTGCACAACTCGTTGCAAAGATCTATCCCAACGAGAGCATCCCTTCAGTGTCAGAAATGAGAGAGCTTCTGGCTTCCATGTGA